In Arachis hypogaea cultivar Tifrunner chromosome 2, arahy.Tifrunner.gnm2.J5K5, whole genome shotgun sequence, a genomic segment contains:
- the LOC112758948 gene encoding ribosome production factor 2 homolog: MLRIKTAKTRRGKRELEKRAPQLVESGKKTLLLHGTKTSSVLNSVLTQIYHLKKESSVKYSRKNDNINPFESGGEVPLEFFSRKTDCSIFVYGSHSKKRPNNLVIGRMYDHHIYDLVEVGVENFKPLDSFTYDKKLAPKEGSKPFICFIGEGFEAVEELKHLKEVLLDLFRGEVVENINLAGVDRAYVVSAVSPNRVFFTHCALRLKKSGTVVPRMELVEVGPSMDMVIRRHRPPNESLRKEAFKTSLQKPKKKEKNVKGDPLQGKIGSIYIPDQKIGEMSLPNKSKGVKRERREAKQNRGEQHSSKRRKEDS; the protein is encoded by the exons ATGTTGAGAATCAAAACCGCTAAAACGCGCAGGGGAAAGCGAGAGCTTGAGAAGCGTGCTCCCCAACTC gTTGAATCAGGGAAGAAGACGCTACTACTTCACGGGACTAAGACAAGCTCAGTGTTGAACTCTGTTTTGACGCAGATTTACCATCTGAAGAAGGAAAGTTCGGTGAAATACAGCAGAAAGAATGATAACATTAACCCTTTTGAGAGTGGTGGTGAGGTCCCTTTGGAGTTCTTCTCTCGGAAAACGGATTGCAGCATCTTTGTG TATGGATCTCACTCAAAGAAGCGACCTAACAACCTTGTTATAGGGAGGATGTATGATCACCATATCTATGATCTAGTTGAAGTCGGGGTTGAAAATTTTAAGCCATTGGACTCATTTACTTATGATAAAAAATTAGCTCCAAAAGAAGGGTCAAAACCTTTCATATGTTTTATTGGAGAAGGATTTGAGGCTGTAGAAGAACTAAAACATTTAAAGGAAGTCTTACTTGATCTTTTTCGTGGAGAG GTTGTGGAGAATATAAATCTTGCTGGAGTGGATCGTGCATATGTAGTTTCTGCGGTGTCTCCAAACAGGGTATTTTTTACACACTGTGCATTACGACTGAAAAAATCAGGCACCGTTGTGCCAAGAATGGAATTGGTCGAAGTTGGCCCTTCCATGGACATGGTAATTCGTCGGCATCGTCCACCTAATGAGAGTTTGAGGAAGGAAGCCTTCAAAACTTCACTGCAGAAGCCAAAGAAAAAG GAGAAGAATGTTAAAGGGGATCCATTACAAGGGAAGATTGGAAGTATTTATATTCCAGATCAGAAG ATTGGAGAAATGTCTTTACCTAACAAATCGAAGGGGGTGAAGAGGGAGCGCCGAGAAGCCAAGCAGAACAGGGGCGAGCAACATTCTTCCAAAAGAAGGAAGGAAGATTCTTAA